A genomic window from Photobacterium gaetbulicola Gung47 includes:
- a CDS encoding putative 3-hydroxyisobutyrate dehydrogenase (COG2084): MNIAFIGLGNMGRPMVLNLLKAGCQVSVFDINTAAAEALKEDGAFVAGSMEECVKGAQTVMTMLPAGEHVRAVYLGDHQGGVGLLKMVEAGTFLIDSSTIDPASARLVAQQAHTLELEFVDAPVSGGVAGAQAGTLTFIVGGTDSGFKQAEEVLQHVGKNIFHAGKAGDGQMAKICNNLMLGILMSGTCEALSLGMDNGLDPKVLSDIMLQSSGRNWALELYNPCPGIMDKAPASNHYQPGFMSKLMLKDLGLGLEAATESQSPIPMGTLARNLYAFHNAEGNELRDFSSLFEFYRKPSK, translated from the coding sequence ATGAATATTGCATTTATCGGTTTGGGCAACATGGGGCGGCCAATGGTCTTGAACTTGCTCAAGGCCGGGTGTCAGGTGTCGGTGTTTGACATCAATACCGCTGCAGCTGAAGCCTTGAAGGAAGACGGAGCGTTTGTTGCTGGCTCGATGGAGGAATGCGTAAAAGGTGCTCAAACTGTCATGACAATGCTGCCGGCAGGCGAGCATGTTAGGGCAGTTTACCTTGGTGATCATCAAGGTGGGGTTGGCTTATTGAAAATGGTGGAAGCAGGGACGTTTCTTATCGATTCATCAACAATCGACCCGGCTTCAGCGCGGTTAGTGGCACAACAAGCCCATACCCTCGAGCTTGAGTTTGTTGATGCCCCCGTATCCGGAGGAGTTGCGGGAGCCCAGGCCGGTACGCTGACGTTTATCGTTGGTGGAACAGACAGCGGGTTCAAGCAAGCCGAGGAAGTGTTACAGCATGTGGGCAAGAATATCTTCCATGCCGGCAAAGCTGGCGATGGTCAAATGGCCAAGATCTGCAACAACTTGATGCTGGGGATATTGATGTCGGGTACCTGCGAGGCATTGAGCCTTGGGATGGATAATGGCCTAGATCCCAAGGTTCTGTCCGATATCATGCTGCAAAGCTCTGGGCGGAACTGGGCATTGGAGCTGTATAATCCCTGTCCGGGGATCATGGACAAAGCCCCGGCGTCGAATCACTACCAGCCGGGGTTCATGTCAAAGCTGATGCTAAAAGATTTAGGGCTGGGCCTGGAAGCCGCAACGGAGAGCCAATCGCCAATCCCAATGGGCACGCTGGCACGAAATTTATATGCCTTTCATAACGCTGAAGGCAATGAACTTCGCGATTTCTCGAGTCTGTTTGAATTCTATCGAAAGCCATCAAAGTAA
- a CDS encoding putative enoyl-CoA hydratase (COG1024), which produces MSGTVNISELECSGGFKFGIAELDNPASLNALSYEMLVVLHDALKHWHDDHNIVGVVIHGAGEKAFCAGGDVRAMYQVMNEARSSDQPIGTCQAMSYLTDYFTLEYQTDYLIHTYSKPVIVWGEGIVMGGGIGLYIGASHRITTPNTRLAMPEISIGLYPDVGGTWFLNHLPQGVGLFLGLTGATVNATDALALAMTEHIILPGQKETMFELLQQVNWDDVEPHQGVTELLDRLGNDAKYSHPQNELLPHLQAIQTACQYGSLPEIYDQIQAMAEPVDESEGKWLRRAKQTLREGSPITAHICYRQLTQFHYESLADCFRLELSLSVRCGELGEFYEGVKARLIEKTQQPRWLFSDIASVDQRVIDTLFTPLWADNEHPLQLLGLNGSHEGA; this is translated from the coding sequence ATGTCAGGCACGGTCAATATCAGTGAGCTTGAATGTAGCGGGGGATTCAAGTTTGGCATTGCTGAATTAGATAATCCAGCATCTCTTAATGCCCTAAGTTACGAAATGCTGGTGGTACTGCATGATGCTCTCAAGCACTGGCACGATGATCACAACATTGTCGGTGTCGTCATCCACGGTGCGGGGGAGAAAGCCTTTTGTGCCGGAGGTGATGTCAGGGCCATGTACCAGGTGATGAATGAGGCTAGGTCATCAGATCAACCCATTGGCACCTGCCAAGCGATGAGTTATTTAACCGACTATTTTACTCTCGAATATCAAACTGATTATCTCATTCATACCTATTCCAAGCCCGTCATTGTATGGGGTGAGGGTATTGTGATGGGAGGCGGGATAGGCTTGTATATCGGAGCCAGCCATCGAATAACCACGCCGAATACCAGATTGGCGATGCCAGAGATCAGTATCGGGTTATATCCCGATGTGGGAGGGACATGGTTTCTCAACCACTTACCGCAGGGCGTGGGCCTGTTTCTTGGATTAACTGGTGCGACAGTCAATGCCACGGATGCGCTTGCGCTAGCGATGACCGAACATATTATACTGCCAGGCCAAAAAGAAACGATGTTCGAGTTGCTGCAGCAGGTTAATTGGGACGATGTCGAGCCGCATCAGGGCGTGACCGAGCTGCTGGACAGGCTTGGTAATGACGCCAAGTATTCTCATCCGCAAAATGAGTTGTTACCCCATCTCCAGGCTATTCAAACTGCCTGTCAATATGGGTCTTTGCCCGAGATATATGATCAAATCCAGGCCATGGCTGAACCGGTTGATGAAAGCGAGGGTAAATGGCTGCGAAGGGCAAAACAGACGTTAAGAGAAGGTAGCCCGATAACGGCCCATATATGTTATCGCCAGTTGACCCAATTTCACTACGAATCATTGGCCGACTGCTTTCGCCTCGAACTCTCACTGTCCGTCCGCTGTGGTGAGCTAGGGGAGTTTTATGAAGGAGTCAAAGCCCGCCTGATCGAGAAAACCCAGCAGCCTCGTTGGCTGTTTTCCGATATAGCCAGCGTCGATCAAAGAGTGATTGATACCTTGTTCACCCCACTCTGGGCAGATAACGAACACCCGCTCCAACTGTTGGGGCTAAATGGTTCACATGAAGGAGCTTAA
- a CDS encoding enoyl-CoA hydratase (COG1024) yields the protein MPETNAIEVVVHGHTAVLSMNNPPANTWTVTSLNLLRDTIYKLNRDKNIYALVITGQGEKFFSAGADLKLFADGDKAIALSMAQAFGEAFETLSQFRGVSIAAINGYAMGGGLEVALACDIRIAEAHADLALPEAKVGLLPCAGGTQNLTWLVGEGWAKRMILCGERVTASQALEIGLVEQVVASGQGLQSAKQMAAEVAHQSPSSVAACKALIQNCRHSPLDHGLIKERELFLKLFDTEDQTEGVNAFLEKRPPEWKNR from the coding sequence ATGCCAGAAACTAACGCCATTGAAGTTGTCGTACATGGCCATACCGCAGTGCTGTCCATGAATAACCCGCCGGCCAATACCTGGACAGTAACAAGCCTTAACCTGCTGCGAGATACGATTTACAAGCTCAACCGCGATAAGAATATCTATGCGCTGGTGATAACCGGTCAGGGGGAGAAGTTTTTTTCTGCCGGTGCCGATTTGAAACTGTTTGCGGATGGCGATAAAGCCATTGCGCTGAGTATGGCGCAAGCTTTCGGCGAAGCCTTTGAGACGCTCAGCCAGTTTCGAGGTGTTTCTATTGCCGCGATTAATGGCTATGCAATGGGTGGAGGTTTGGAGGTGGCCTTGGCGTGTGATATCCGTATTGCGGAAGCGCATGCGGATTTGGCTCTTCCCGAGGCCAAAGTCGGCTTGCTGCCGTGTGCCGGAGGTACACAAAACCTCACCTGGTTGGTGGGCGAAGGTTGGGCCAAACGGATGATACTTTGTGGTGAAAGGGTGACAGCGTCACAGGCGTTGGAGATTGGTTTGGTTGAGCAAGTCGTTGCTTCAGGTCAGGGCCTGCAAAGTGCGAAACAGATGGCGGCCGAAGTGGCCCATCAATCTCCGTCCTCCGTCGCGGCGTGCAAGGCCTTAATTCAAAACTGCCGTCATTCGCCTTTGGATCATGGTTTGATCAAGGAGCGTGAGTTGTTCCTCAAACTGTTTGATACGGAAGATCAAACTGAAGGGGTGAACGCCTTTTTAGAGAAGCGCCCGCCAGAGTGGAAAAATCGTTAA
- a CDS encoding putative acyl-CoA dehydrogenase (COG1960) yields the protein MDFSLTEDQRAFADVARQFAQDRLVPNAAGWDEKQIFPKDVLREAGDMGFLSLYVPEEQGGLGLPRLDASIVFEQLAMGCTSTTAYMTIHNMVSWMIASFATDDVKARYCPLLVNGENLGSYCLTEANAGSDAASLVTTAIKQGGDYVIRGAKAFISGAGDTDVLVVMARTDPSKKGASGISAFVVPADADGISYGRKEPKMGWNSQPTRAVTFEDVRIPSSHLLGNEGDGFKFAMKGLDGGRINIATCSIGTAQQALEQAGRYVTERKQFGNKLAEFQSVQFKLADMTTELIAARQLVRYAAYQLDRKAPDATAYCAMAKRFATDVGFSICDQALQLYGGYGYIKEYPLERYFRDVRVHQILEGTNEIMRLIIARRVLSEGCRLL from the coding sequence ATGGACTTTTCTCTGACAGAAGACCAACGTGCTTTTGCCGATGTTGCACGGCAGTTTGCGCAGGATCGACTTGTCCCCAATGCGGCTGGCTGGGATGAGAAACAGATCTTCCCTAAGGACGTGTTGAGGGAAGCAGGAGATATGGGTTTCTTGAGTCTGTATGTTCCCGAGGAACAAGGTGGCTTGGGGCTGCCACGCCTTGATGCATCGATTGTTTTTGAACAATTGGCAATGGGGTGTACGTCAACCACGGCGTATATGACCATCCACAATATGGTGTCGTGGATGATTGCCAGCTTTGCTACCGATGACGTCAAAGCGAGGTATTGTCCACTGCTTGTTAATGGTGAGAACTTGGGATCATATTGCCTGACAGAAGCCAATGCCGGTTCGGATGCTGCGTCCTTGGTAACGACTGCGATCAAACAAGGCGGTGACTATGTTATCCGAGGAGCCAAAGCCTTTATTTCTGGGGCGGGGGATACCGATGTACTGGTAGTGATGGCAAGAACGGATCCCAGTAAAAAAGGGGCTTCGGGTATCTCTGCCTTTGTGGTTCCCGCTGATGCCGATGGGATCAGTTACGGTCGCAAAGAGCCCAAAATGGGCTGGAACAGTCAACCGACCAGAGCCGTAACTTTTGAGGATGTCCGTATTCCCTCTAGCCACCTTTTGGGTAATGAAGGAGACGGATTCAAGTTTGCGATGAAAGGGTTAGATGGCGGAAGAATCAACATCGCTACATGCTCTATCGGTACCGCTCAACAAGCCCTTGAGCAGGCGGGCCGGTACGTGACTGAACGCAAGCAGTTCGGCAACAAACTGGCTGAGTTTCAATCTGTGCAATTTAAGCTTGCTGACATGACCACGGAGCTGATTGCGGCACGGCAGCTAGTGCGATATGCCGCTTATCAGTTGGATAGGAAGGCACCAGACGCCACGGCGTACTGTGCGATGGCCAAGCGGTTTGCCACTGATGTGGGGTTTAGTATCTGTGATCAAGCCCTTCAGCTCTATGGCGGCTATGGCTATATCAAGGAGTACCCTTTAGAGCGCTATTTCCGGGATGTCAGGGTTCATCAGATCCTGGAGGGCACCAACGAAATTATGCGACTGATCATCGCCAGGCGGGTGTTGAGCGAAGGCTGCCGCCTTCTGTGA
- a CDS encoding methylmalonate-semialdehyde dehydrogenase (COG1012) yields MSDANFISPVPLYVSGEFIHSSSTHWIEVTNPATNSVIANVPCATEREIDAAIASAAETFETWREVAVPERARLMLSYQQLLKEYHDELAAILSSETGKNFADAKGDVWRGIEVVEQAANIASLMMGETVENVAADIDSYSLIQPLGVCCGITPFNFPAMIPLWMFPMAIAAGNTFVLKPSEQVPLTAMRLAELFELAGAPKGVLQIVHGGKKQVDYLLAHPDIRTISFVGSVPVARHIYQTGTHHLKRVQAFAGAKNHMVVMPDANMGQVVNHLVGSSVGAAGQRCMAISVAVLVGNANEIIPDLKVAMKKVKPGPSNNSEAAYGPLISRAAKQRVLQLIEQGKQQGAVCEVDGSNCTVAGYPDGNWLGPTLFSGVTTDMAIYQQEIFGPVLVCIAVDSLDEAITLINTNPYGNGTSIFTACGAAARKFQHRIQVGQVGVNVPIPVPLPFFSFTGWRGSFYGDLHAYGKQAVRFYTETKTVTARWFDEDIPDGPNMTINLR; encoded by the coding sequence ATGAGTGACGCAAACTTTATTTCTCCGGTACCCTTGTACGTTAGCGGAGAATTCATCCATTCGTCCTCAACCCACTGGATTGAGGTCACGAACCCGGCAACTAACTCAGTGATCGCCAACGTTCCCTGTGCAACGGAGCGAGAGATAGACGCTGCTATCGCCAGTGCCGCGGAGACCTTTGAAACCTGGCGCGAAGTTGCTGTGCCCGAGCGAGCCCGCTTGATGCTCTCTTATCAGCAATTGCTGAAAGAATACCATGACGAGTTGGCTGCGATACTGTCCAGCGAGACGGGAAAGAACTTTGCCGATGCCAAAGGTGATGTCTGGCGCGGTATCGAGGTGGTTGAACAAGCGGCGAATATTGCCAGTTTAATGATGGGGGAAACCGTTGAAAATGTGGCAGCGGATATCGACAGTTACTCTCTGATTCAGCCCCTAGGGGTATGCTGCGGTATTACCCCTTTTAATTTTCCAGCTATGATCCCACTGTGGATGTTTCCGATGGCTATTGCCGCTGGGAATACTTTTGTCTTGAAACCTTCCGAGCAAGTCCCGCTGACAGCGATGCGATTGGCCGAACTGTTTGAGCTTGCGGGGGCACCAAAAGGCGTACTGCAAATTGTCCATGGTGGCAAGAAACAAGTGGATTACTTGTTAGCTCATCCTGATATCCGAACGATTTCATTTGTCGGCTCGGTACCTGTCGCCAGGCATATCTACCAAACTGGGACACACCATCTGAAACGTGTCCAGGCGTTTGCCGGAGCCAAAAACCATATGGTGGTGATGCCCGACGCCAATATGGGACAAGTTGTCAATCATCTCGTTGGTTCATCGGTTGGGGCGGCTGGGCAGCGCTGTATGGCGATTTCTGTTGCTGTGTTGGTTGGAAATGCCAACGAAATTATTCCCGATTTGAAAGTTGCCATGAAAAAAGTGAAACCTGGTCCATCGAATAATAGCGAGGCCGCGTATGGCCCGCTGATCAGCCGAGCAGCAAAACAGCGTGTGCTGCAACTTATCGAGCAAGGCAAGCAACAAGGCGCAGTTTGCGAAGTCGATGGTTCGAACTGTACCGTTGCGGGGTATCCTGACGGTAATTGGCTCGGCCCGACCTTGTTCAGTGGCGTGACAACAGATATGGCTATCTATCAGCAGGAGATTTTTGGTCCGGTATTGGTATGCATAGCCGTTGATAGCCTGGATGAGGCAATTACCTTAATTAACACTAACCCATATGGTAACGGGACAAGCATTTTTACGGCCTGCGGGGCCGCTGCGAGAAAGTTCCAGCACCGGATTCAAGTCGGGCAAGTCGGTGTGAATGTCCCCATTCCTGTGCCGCTGCCGTTTTTCTCATTTACCGGTTGGCGCGGTAGCTTCTATGGCGATTTGCATGCTTACGGTAAGCAGGCTGTGAGATTCTATACCGAAACCAAGACGGTAACGGCGCGCTGGTTTGATGAAGATATTCCCGATGGCCCTAATATGACCATAAACTTGCGTTAA
- a CDS encoding putative acyl-CoA thiolase (COG0183), producing MGKEVWVIAANRTPIGSFQGELSSFSASELGSIAIKGTLEHSGLSPEMIDEVLIGHVLLAGCGQAPARQASLKAGIPDNIGCTTINKVCGSGMKSVMLGHDAILAGTNQTEVAGGMESMSNAPYLQSKIRSGLRLGHSTLHDHMFLDGLQDAYDGDLMGVYAQKVADERHYTRQSMDKWAVKSVERALIAQEQGWFESEIIPIKVANPKGDVVVCRDEHPNEINLTKLPVLRPAFAEGGTVTAGNSSSISDGAAALILMDGKLARQQGHKPLAVIAAHASHARHPSEFTVAPVHAIRQLLDKLSWSVEQVDSWEINEAFAVVTQIATKELGIDPERVNPDGGACALGHPIGASGARIIVTLIHRLNRLHQSIGRPVRGIAACCIGGGEATAIAVEVGTTD from the coding sequence ATGGGTAAGGAAGTGTGGGTCATCGCGGCAAACCGAACACCTATCGGCAGTTTTCAAGGGGAGCTATCGTCATTTAGCGCTTCCGAGTTGGGTAGTATTGCCATCAAAGGCACATTAGAGCATTCCGGGCTTTCGCCAGAAATGATAGATGAAGTATTGATCGGCCATGTGCTACTGGCTGGCTGTGGGCAAGCTCCTGCCAGACAAGCATCGCTAAAAGCAGGGATACCAGACAATATTGGCTGTACCACCATCAACAAAGTGTGTGGGTCTGGTATGAAGAGTGTCATGCTGGGCCACGATGCTATTCTGGCGGGAACCAATCAGACCGAAGTTGCCGGTGGGATGGAGAGCATGAGTAATGCGCCATATCTGCAGAGCAAGATTCGTTCCGGCCTGCGATTAGGGCACAGTACATTGCATGATCATATGTTCCTTGATGGTTTGCAGGATGCCTACGATGGTGATCTGATGGGTGTTTATGCCCAAAAAGTGGCCGATGAGCGCCATTACACCCGCCAGAGTATGGATAAATGGGCGGTTAAGTCGGTGGAAAGGGCGTTGATTGCCCAAGAGCAGGGGTGGTTTGAGAGTGAAATCATCCCGATCAAGGTTGCCAACCCCAAAGGGGACGTGGTTGTTTGCCGAGATGAGCACCCTAATGAAATTAATCTGACCAAACTTCCCGTCCTTCGCCCGGCGTTTGCTGAGGGGGGAACGGTGACGGCCGGCAATTCCAGTTCCATCTCCGACGGAGCTGCCGCGCTTATCTTAATGGACGGCAAACTTGCTAGGCAGCAGGGCCACAAGCCTTTAGCTGTTATCGCCGCCCATGCCAGCCATGCACGGCATCCGTCTGAGTTTACGGTTGCTCCTGTTCATGCCATCCGGCAGTTGCTTGATAAGCTTTCGTGGTCGGTTGAGCAAGTGGACAGTTGGGAAATTAACGAGGCGTTTGCCGTGGTCACCCAGATTGCCACCAAAGAACTCGGCATTGATCCTGAACGTGTCAACCCCGATGGTGGGGCGTGTGCCCTTGGGCACCCTATTGGTGCGAGCGGGGCCAGAATCATTGTCACCCTGATCCATCGTCTCAACCGCTTACACCAAAGTATCGGCCGCCCGGTGCGTGGCATTGCAGCTTGTTGTATCGGCGGGGGGGAAGCCACTGCCATTGCCGTTGAAGTGGGTACGACTGACTAA
- a CDS encoding putative transcriptional regulator (COG0789) translates to METFKISELAREFDITTRSIRFYEDVGLLQPERQGNTRIYQRRDKIRLKLILRGKRLGFSLAEIRELFDLYDTNQSSSQLNKMLNIIDTKQEVLQRQLEDINVVMTELQIARDKCLQALNTQVANNQHKP, encoded by the coding sequence GTGGAAACGTTCAAAATAAGCGAGTTAGCCAGAGAATTTGACATCACCACCAGAAGCATCCGTTTCTATGAAGATGTGGGATTATTGCAACCCGAACGGCAAGGTAATACACGCATCTATCAACGCCGCGACAAAATCAGGCTCAAACTGATTTTACGTGGCAAAAGGCTGGGTTTCTCTCTGGCCGAAATTCGTGAACTGTTTGATTTGTACGACACCAACCAAAGCTCATCGCAGCTCAACAAAATGCTCAATATCATCGACACCAAACAAGAGGTACTGCAACGCCAGCTTGAAGATATCAACGTGGTGATGACAGAGTTACAGATTGCGCGGGACAAGTGTCTGCAGGCTTTAAATACTCAAGTTGCCAATAATCAGCACAAGCCTTAA
- a CDS encoding putative acyl-CoA dehydrogenase (COG1960), whose product MRDSFTPLNYGLGETIDLLREHVNGFAEQVICPLATDIDKANQFPNHLWPLMGEMGLLGVTVSEEYGGADMGYLAHVVAMEEISRASASVGLSYGAHSNLCVNQIYRHGSDEQKAKYLPPLISGDHVGALAMSEPNAGSDVVSMQLRAENHGDHFILNGSKMWITNGPDADTIVVYAKTAPNKGSHGISTFIIEKQFPGFNHAQKLDKLGMRGSNTCELVFDNCVVPAENVLGELNKGVQVLMSGLDYERVVLAAGPLGIMRACMDLVLPYVHDRKQFGRSIGEFQLVQAKVADMYTRTNAARAYVYTVAKACDRGEATRKDAAGVILYAAEIATQLALDTIQLLGGNGYINEFPAGRLLRDAKLYEIGAGTSEIRRMLIGRELFEESK is encoded by the coding sequence ATGAGAGATAGCTTCACTCCCTTAAATTATGGCCTCGGTGAGACCATCGACCTGCTACGCGAGCATGTCAATGGTTTTGCTGAGCAGGTCATTTGCCCTCTCGCGACAGACATTGATAAAGCCAACCAGTTTCCCAACCATCTTTGGCCGTTAATGGGTGAAATGGGATTGTTGGGCGTCACTGTCAGCGAGGAGTATGGTGGTGCCGATATGGGCTACCTTGCCCATGTTGTGGCGATGGAGGAGATCAGTCGTGCATCGGCCTCTGTCGGATTGAGCTATGGCGCCCATTCCAACCTCTGCGTCAATCAAATATATCGCCATGGCAGCGATGAGCAGAAAGCCAAATATCTCCCCCCACTGATCAGTGGTGATCATGTCGGTGCGTTGGCAATGAGCGAACCCAATGCAGGGTCGGATGTCGTCAGCATGCAACTCAGAGCCGAGAACCATGGTGATCATTTTATTCTCAACGGCAGCAAAATGTGGATCACCAACGGTCCTGACGCCGATACCATTGTGGTCTACGCAAAAACCGCACCGAATAAAGGCTCACACGGTATTTCCACCTTTATCATCGAGAAACAATTTCCAGGCTTCAACCATGCGCAAAAACTCGACAAGCTTGGCATGCGCGGATCCAACACCTGCGAATTAGTTTTTGATAACTGCGTAGTACCGGCAGAAAACGTGCTCGGGGAGCTCAACAAAGGCGTGCAGGTTCTTATGAGCGGCCTGGATTACGAGCGTGTGGTTTTGGCCGCAGGCCCCCTTGGGATCATGAGAGCCTGCATGGATCTTGTGCTGCCCTACGTTCACGACAGAAAGCAGTTTGGTCGCTCAATTGGCGAGTTCCAGCTCGTCCAGGCTAAAGTCGCTGATATGTATACCCGAACCAATGCGGCCCGCGCCTATGTCTATACCGTCGCTAAGGCGTGCGATCGCGGTGAAGCCACCCGCAAGGATGCTGCCGGTGTCATTCTCTATGCAGCAGAAATCGCAACCCAGCTCGCACTCGACACGATCCAGCTGCTGGGAGGAAACGGCTATATCAATGAGTTTCCTGCAGGACGCCTGCTCCGCGATGCCAAGCTCTATGAAATTGGTGCAGGTACATCAGAAATACGCAGGATGTTGATTGGACGCGAGCTTTTTGAAGAATCCAAGTAA
- a CDS encoding Acetyl-CoA carboxylase, carboxyltransferase component (COG4799), with translation MAIIKSTVNRDDTFFSNNFKKLAEVVDQLQTHVEAIKQGGGTSSQQKQQDKGKQPVRSRIQALLDPGSEFLEIGQFAAWNVYSEPIPCAGVVAGIGRIEGIECMVVANDPSVKGGTYYPLTVKKHLRAQEIAERCNLPCIYLVDSGGANLPHQADVFPDRDHFGRIFYNQARMSAKGIPQIAVVMGSCTAGGAYVPAMADVSIIIKEQGTIFLAGPPLVKAATGEIVTAEELGGAYVHCKTSGVADYFANDEQHAIELARQAIESCGLPSFAPLNQSAAAPRYPADELFGIVGTDLRTPFNIREVIARIVDNSEFDEFKTLYGTTLVCGFAKIFGQQVGIVANNGILFSESAQKGAHFIELCCKRKIPLLFLQNITGFMVGKKCESEGIAKHGAKMVMAVACADVPKFTVIIGGSYGAGNYGMCGRAYSPTMMWMWPNARISVMGGEQAAGVLAQVSRDNKQRNGENWSEDEEEAFKQPIRELYDQQGSPYYASARLWDDGIIDPRDTRFIVGIALHASQRAPVSDSTFGIFRM, from the coding sequence ATGGCAATAATAAAGTCTACAGTCAACCGAGACGATACCTTTTTCTCTAACAATTTTAAAAAACTGGCCGAAGTTGTCGACCAGCTGCAGACACATGTTGAAGCCATCAAACAAGGCGGTGGTACAAGCTCGCAACAAAAACAGCAGGACAAAGGCAAGCAACCGGTGCGAAGCCGAATCCAGGCGCTACTCGATCCTGGTAGCGAATTTCTCGAAATCGGCCAATTTGCTGCTTGGAATGTTTACTCCGAACCGATCCCTTGCGCAGGGGTCGTCGCAGGGATAGGCCGGATCGAAGGGATAGAATGCATGGTGGTAGCCAATGATCCGTCGGTCAAAGGGGGAACCTACTACCCCCTGACAGTAAAGAAACACCTTCGAGCGCAAGAGATTGCGGAACGGTGCAACCTGCCCTGTATCTATCTGGTCGATTCCGGTGGTGCCAACCTGCCCCATCAAGCCGATGTGTTCCCCGATCGCGATCATTTCGGTCGAATTTTTTACAACCAGGCAAGGATGTCCGCCAAGGGTATCCCGCAAATAGCCGTTGTTATGGGATCCTGTACCGCAGGTGGGGCCTATGTCCCCGCAATGGCCGATGTTTCTATTATCATCAAAGAGCAAGGCACTATTTTCCTTGCGGGTCCTCCCCTGGTAAAAGCGGCGACTGGCGAAATCGTCACTGCAGAGGAGTTAGGCGGTGCCTATGTACACTGCAAAACTTCAGGGGTCGCCGACTACTTTGCCAACGACGAGCAACATGCGATAGAACTGGCAAGGCAAGCTATCGAAAGTTGTGGCCTTCCTTCGTTTGCACCATTGAATCAAAGTGCCGCGGCTCCACGTTATCCTGCAGACGAACTGTTTGGTATTGTCGGCACCGACTTGCGCACACCATTTAACATCAGGGAAGTGATCGCACGTATTGTCGATAACTCAGAATTCGATGAGTTCAAGACACTATACGGTACTACGCTGGTATGTGGTTTCGCCAAAATCTTCGGCCAACAAGTAGGCATTGTCGCTAACAATGGCATTCTGTTCTCAGAATCAGCTCAAAAAGGTGCTCACTTTATCGAGTTATGTTGCAAGCGCAAAATCCCCCTGCTGTTTTTACAAAACATCACCGGTTTTATGGTTGGCAAGAAGTGTGAGTCGGAAGGAATTGCCAAGCACGGAGCAAAAATGGTGATGGCTGTCGCGTGCGCCGATGTACCCAAGTTTACCGTTATCATTGGGGGATCATACGGGGCCGGCAACTATGGTATGTGCGGCAGGGCTTACAGTCCCACCATGATGTGGATGTGGCCCAACGCCCGTATATCTGTGATGGGGGGGGAGCAGGCTGCGGGGGTTCTTGCACAGGTCAGTCGCGACAACAAGCAACGTAACGGCGAAAACTGGTCCGAGGATGAAGAGGAGGCGTTCAAACAGCCAATACGCGAGCTGTATGACCAACAAGGGTCCCCTTACTATGCCAGTGCCAGACTGTGGGACGATGGCATTATTGATCCACGTGATACACGCTTTATTGTTGGCATAGCCCTACATGCCAGCCAAAGAGCACCGGTATCGGATAGCACCTTTGGCATATTTCGAATGTGA